Below is a genomic region from Nitrospira sp..
CAATGTGAGGTCTACCCATGCAATTCGATGCAGCTCTTGCCGCGCAGGCGGCGTTTGAAGAAGCAGAACCTGAACTCGGGTCCGACTGGGAGACGGCCACTGAACTCGAAAAAACCTTTTCATCCAACGCCGGATCGACCGCGCGCGAAGCTTATGAGGGATTGCTCTCGCTGGCGACCCGCTATCCGCAGGCCCATGCCTTTCAAGCCTTCTGCATCTACATCACCTGGCAACAGGTGACGGAACAAACGATCGCGCACCATTTCGAGACAGGCATGCGGCTCTCCGAATCCTACCTGGCTTCGCGCGACGGGAAAGATCAGCAACACCTCGGTTACGTCACCGAACTCCTGGAATCGTTTCGCGCTGGACTGGGCCTGGACGAGGAAGACGACATTGTCGTCGAGTTCAGAAAAGACACGCCGAAAGGCGGCGACTAACCTCAGCTCACGCCTTACCGCTAACACCTCACCGCGCAATCATGTCAGACGACGATAAACACCGGGCCAGGATTTTTCTCCACCGCGGGCAGTTGGCTCAAGCCAAGGCTGCCTATGAGCAAGCCGTTGCAGACGATCGCCTTGCCGACAATCCCCGCGAACTCTCCGCCTCGCTCGGCAATCTCGGCAATGCCTGCGCCTTGTCCGGAGACCTTGAGCAGGCAGAGACCTGCTATCGCGAAGTATTGACGATCCAACGGACCGAGCGCGACCAACAGGCCATCGCTCACACGCTGGTGAATCTGGGCAATCTCCACATCGGCGCCGGCCGCCCTGAGAAAGCCCGCCCCTACTATCTTGAAGCCCTCGATCTACTGAAACCGCTGCACGATGATCGTGCGCTCGGGATTCTGTATCACAACCTCGGCATGGAAGAGGCGCGGCAAACCCACTGGGATCAAGCCATCGCCCACTTCACTGAAGCGCTGGAATGCCATCGCCGCATCGGCAACGAAGAGGGCCTGGCGCTGACCTACAGCCAACTCGGCAACACCTTCCTCGATTCCGGCGCCTTGCGTCAGGCGGAGAAATGCCTGAACAATGCCTCGGAGCATTTCATCAAACTGGGCAACCCACCGGGGGAAGCAGCCGTCCTCCGGCTACTGGCCGCACTCTATGTGCGCGAACGCAATTCCCCCTCGGCGATTCGCTGCCTCGAACGCGTCCTGTCCCTCGATCAGCACTACCAGCTCCC
It encodes:
- a CDS encoding tetratricopeptide repeat protein: MVSRWTGPGRGRRHCRRVQKRHAERRRLTSAHALPLTPHRAIMSDDDKHRARIFLHRGQLAQAKAAYEQAVADDRLADNPRELSASLGNLGNACALSGDLEQAETCYREVLTIQRTERDQQAIAHTLVNLGNLHIGAGRPEKARPYYLEALDLLKPLHDDRALGILYHNLGMEEARQTHWDQAIAHFTEALECHRRIGNEEGLALTYSQLGNTFLDSGALRQAEKCLNNASEHFIKLGNPPGEAAVLRLLAALYVRERNSPSAIRCLERVLSLDQHYQLPEQARDRTLLTELRQSISHP